A genomic segment from Dechloromonas denitrificans encodes:
- a CDS encoding RNA pyrophosphohydrolase → MLDREGYRPNVGIILCNAKNEVFWGKRIREHSWQFPQGGIKRGETPEEAMYRELYEEVGLRPEHVRILGRTKGWLRYEVPTHWIKREWRGSYKGQKQIWFLLRLAGRDSDISLRATNKPEFDAWRWNDYWIPLDAVIEFKRMVYEQALNELVRFVDLDRRVRHKRPGTLADEGESAAVDEE, encoded by the coding sequence ATGCTCGATCGTGAAGGCTATCGCCCGAACGTCGGCATCATCCTCTGTAACGCAAAGAACGAGGTTTTCTGGGGTAAGCGCATTCGGGAGCATTCCTGGCAGTTTCCGCAAGGTGGCATCAAGCGTGGCGAAACGCCCGAAGAGGCCATGTACCGTGAGCTGTATGAAGAGGTCGGGCTGCGTCCCGAGCATGTGCGTATCCTTGGGCGAACCAAAGGCTGGCTGCGTTATGAGGTGCCGACACACTGGATCAAGCGCGAATGGCGCGGGTCTTACAAGGGGCAGAAGCAGATATGGTTTTTGTTGCGCCTGGCTGGGCGTGACAGCGATATCAGTTTGCGTGCAACCAACAAGCCGGAGTTCGATGCCTGGCGCTGGAACGACTACTGGATTCCGCTTGATGCGGTCATCGAGTTCAAGCGCATGGTGTATGAGCAGGCTTTGAACGAGCTTGTGCGCTTTGTCGATCTTGATCGGCGAGTGCGACATAAGCGTCCGGGTACGCTGGCGGACGAGGGTGAGTCCGCTGCGGTCGACGAGGAGTAA
- a CDS encoding CNP1-like family protein, with the protein MVFLLRMFAVGCGLLFASAAGASFEEDYEAKPWQEIEVALPAAPARESLLPFYVSAATENRFFVDAATLTVASDGVVRYVLKVVSSEGAVTVSFEGMRCETRERRIYASGRSDGSWSKSRNNQWSSIRDAASNRQYAALFGDYFCPDGAIVRNADEAVRALRRGGHTDIRGY; encoded by the coding sequence GTGGTTTTTCTGCTCAGAATGTTTGCTGTCGGGTGTGGGCTACTTTTTGCCAGCGCAGCGGGGGCAAGCTTCGAGGAGGATTACGAGGCAAAGCCGTGGCAGGAAATAGAAGTGGCCCTGCCTGCGGCCCCTGCGCGTGAGTCCTTGTTGCCGTTTTATGTCAGTGCCGCAACCGAGAATCGGTTTTTTGTCGATGCAGCAACGTTGACCGTGGCAAGCGACGGTGTGGTGCGTTATGTCCTCAAGGTGGTTTCTTCAGAAGGGGCTGTAACGGTCAGTTTTGAAGGAATGCGCTGTGAAACCAGGGAGCGCCGAATCTATGCTTCCGGACGTAGCGACGGATCGTGGTCGAAGTCGCGCAACAACCAGTGGTCATCAATTCGTGATGCGGCCAGCAATCGACAGTACGCAGCCTTGTTTGGCGATTATTTCTGTCCTGACGGAGCGATTGTTCGCAACGCAGATGAGGCAGTAAGGGCGCTTCGGCGCGGCGGCCATACCGATATAAGAGGATATTGA
- the coq7 gene encoding 2-polyprenyl-3-methyl-6-methoxy-1,4-benzoquinone monooxygenase produces the protein MFLDQAIVEFDRGLKTVFASARSVRATPGATLSEAPLDASERSHAAGLMRINHCGEVCAQALYQGQSLTSRDPLIRESLREAAHEETEHLAWTEQRLAELGSTKSALNPLLYLGALSFGVLAGVLGDEWNLGFLAETERQVEAHLDGHLRELPAQDQRSRAIVAQMRLDEIRHAEAAVNLGAAELPAPVKGAMRLAAKVMTTAAYRI, from the coding sequence ATGTTTCTGGATCAGGCAATTGTTGAGTTTGATCGAGGATTAAAAACGGTCTTTGCATCGGCGCGAAGCGTCCGGGCTACCCCCGGTGCGACTTTGTCCGAGGCGCCTCTTGATGCTAGTGAGCGCAGCCACGCTGCGGGCCTCATGCGGATCAACCATTGTGGTGAAGTGTGTGCCCAGGCGCTCTATCAGGGGCAGTCGCTGACCTCGCGCGATCCATTGATCCGTGAGTCCTTGCGCGAAGCGGCGCATGAGGAAACCGAGCACCTGGCCTGGACCGAGCAGCGATTGGCTGAGTTGGGGAGTACCAAGAGTGCCCTCAATCCCTTGTTGTATCTAGGCGCACTGTCTTTTGGTGTGTTGGCTGGAGTCCTGGGAGATGAGTGGAATCTTGGCTTCCTGGCTGAAACCGAGCGCCAGGTTGAGGCACATCTTGATGGTCACTTGCGTGAATTGCCGGCGCAGGATCAGCGGTCGCGAGCCATTGTTGCGCAAATGCGCCTCGACGAAATCCGGCATGCCGAGGCGGCGGTCAATCTTGGTGCCGCAGAACTGCCTGCGCCGGTCAAAGGTGCGATGCGATTGGCAGCCAAAGTGATGACTACGGCTGCCTATCGAATCTAA
- a CDS encoding OsmC family protein encodes MECTVRWMGNDAGMSFVAETGSGHAVVMDGAPEAGGRNLGLRPMEMVLAGTGGCSAFDVVLILKKGRQAVSACDVSLKAERADTDPKVFTHIHFHYRVKGKNLKPDAVARAIELSKDKYCSASIMVGKTATITHDFEIIEEA; translated from the coding sequence ATGGAGTGCACTGTCAGGTGGATGGGAAATGATGCGGGAATGTCGTTCGTTGCCGAAACGGGGAGCGGACACGCCGTCGTGATGGATGGAGCGCCAGAGGCTGGGGGCCGGAACCTGGGTTTGCGCCCGATGGAAATGGTTCTTGCCGGCACCGGAGGGTGCAGCGCGTTTGACGTCGTCTTGATTCTAAAAAAGGGACGGCAAGCCGTTAGTGCGTGCGATGTCAGCCTGAAAGCCGAGCGCGCCGACACCGACCCAAAAGTGTTTACGCACATTCACTTTCACTACCGGGTAAAAGGCAAAAACCTCAAGCCCGATGCGGTGGCACGGGCGATTGAACTATCCAAGGACAAATATTGTTCTGCCTCGATCATGGTCGGCAAAACCGCCACGATCACCCACGACTTTGAAATTATCGAAGAAGCCTGA
- the rplM gene encoding 50S ribosomal protein L13, giving the protein MKTFSAKPHEVKREWFVVDATDKVLGRLATEIARRLRGKHKAIYTPHVDTGDFIVVTNVDKITVTGNKADDKKYYRHSGYPGGIYETNFKKMQQRFPGRALETAVKGMLPKGPLGYAMLKKLKCYAGDQHPHTAQQPQALEI; this is encoded by the coding sequence ATGAAAACGTTTTCCGCCAAGCCACATGAGGTGAAGCGCGAGTGGTTTGTGGTAGACGCCACAGACAAGGTGCTCGGCCGCCTCGCTACCGAAATTGCTCGCCGCCTGCGTGGCAAGCACAAGGCTATCTACACGCCGCACGTTGATACCGGCGATTTCATCGTCGTTACCAATGTCGACAAGATCACCGTTACCGGTAACAAAGCCGACGACAAGAAGTACTACCGTCACTCCGGTTATCCGGGCGGTATCTACGAAACGAACTTCAAGAAGATGCAGCAGCGTTTCCCGGGCCGTGCCCTCGAAACCGCCGTCAAGGGCATGCTTCCGAAGGGCCCGCTGGGCTACGCGATGCTCAAGAAGCTTAAGTGCTACGCCGGCGACCAGCATCCTCATACCGCCCAGCAGCCTCAGGCTCTGGAAATCTAA
- the rpsI gene encoding 30S ribosomal protein S9 has translation MADSYFYGTGRRKSAVARVFMKRGSGAIVVNGKPIDQFFSRETGRMIARQPLALVEQLNGFDIKVNVIGGGESGQAGAVRHGITRALIEYDAALKPALSKAGFVTRDAREVERKKVGFHKARRRKQFSKR, from the coding sequence ATGGCTGATAGCTATTTCTACGGTACGGGTCGTCGCAAGAGCGCCGTTGCACGTGTATTCATGAAGCGCGGTTCTGGTGCGATTGTTGTTAACGGCAAGCCGATCGATCAGTTCTTCTCGCGTGAAACCGGTCGCATGATTGCTCGCCAGCCGCTGGCTTTGGTTGAGCAACTGAATGGTTTTGACATCAAGGTTAATGTCATCGGTGGTGGTGAGTCTGGTCAGGCTGGCGCTGTTCGTCACGGCATTACTCGTGCTTTGATTGAATACGACGCAGCATTGAAGCCGGCGCTTTCCAAGGCTGGTTTTGTGACTCGCGATGCACGTGAAGTCGAGCGTAAGAAAGTCGGTTTCCACAAAGCTCGTCGCCGCAAGCAATTCTCGAAGCGCTAA
- a CDS encoding DUF6776 family protein, with translation MPSPAVSLRLRKFRRRFGIAAPRLVVRQHIAWPWVVFPLGALVLCSLGGFLWVLQNNQAGVLERELAALRIQVLHQADELMVLRATAGTEKNAVHIERTAQQGLLARLKGVEDENSLLREDVRLFERLLLSSDEEAAVRIEGFRVVPDGAGRYRYRLILFFRPAKQVSEFRGRLQFLVTFEREGKIQRLSLSEKKELAPTSLVEFKTMLRREGVVEIPEGAVLRGVEVRVLQGDTLRANKIAQY, from the coding sequence ATGCCATCGCCTGCTGTGTCGTTGAGGCTGCGAAAATTTCGACGCCGTTTCGGTATTGCGGCACCTCGTCTTGTTGTTCGGCAGCATATTGCGTGGCCCTGGGTGGTTTTTCCCCTGGGGGCTTTGGTGCTCTGTTCTCTGGGTGGTTTTTTGTGGGTCTTGCAAAATAACCAGGCAGGTGTGTTGGAGCGAGAGTTGGCAGCTTTGCGTATCCAGGTTTTGCACCAGGCTGATGAGTTGATGGTGCTGCGTGCAACCGCCGGAACTGAAAAAAATGCAGTGCACATTGAGAGAACGGCACAGCAGGGGTTGCTTGCCAGGCTGAAAGGCGTGGAGGATGAAAATTCGCTGCTCAGAGAAGATGTGCGCTTGTTTGAGCGCTTGCTTTTGTCCTCCGATGAGGAGGCGGCTGTCCGGATTGAGGGGTTTCGTGTTGTTCCGGATGGAGCGGGGCGGTATCGGTATCGGTTGATTCTGTTTTTTAGGCCGGCAAAGCAGGTATCTGAATTTCGCGGTCGACTCCAGTTTTTGGTCACATTTGAACGAGAGGGCAAAATTCAGCGATTGTCTCTGTCTGAGAAAAAGGAATTGGCACCCACTTCTCTCGTTGAATTCAAAACGATGTTGCGTCGTGAGGGAGTGGTTGAGATTCCGGAGGGGGCTGTCTTGAGAGGGGTGGAAGTGCGGGTCTTGCAGGGTGATACACTCAGAGCCAACAAGATTGCTCAATATTAG
- a CDS encoding bactofilin family protein, protein MFGKKTDSKPQGRIDSLIGAGTLIEGNIRFSGGLRIDGEVRGAVLAAEGASSSTLVLSESGRIEGAVSVAHLVINGSVVGPVSAFESLEMQSRSRIIGDVEYLMVEMHQGAVIEGRLVHLAAQMEELKSAPVA, encoded by the coding sequence GTGTTTGGTAAAAAAACTGACAGCAAGCCGCAAGGTAGGATTGATAGCCTGATTGGTGCTGGAACTCTGATCGAGGGCAATATCCGATTTTCGGGAGGCTTGAGAATTGATGGGGAAGTGAGAGGTGCCGTTCTTGCTGCGGAGGGGGCTTCATCGTCTACGCTGGTTTTAAGTGAGAGCGGGCGCATCGAGGGGGCGGTGTCGGTCGCGCACTTGGTGATTAATGGCTCGGTGGTCGGTCCGGTGAGTGCGTTCGAGTCGCTCGAGATGCAATCCCGCTCACGTATTATTGGCGATGTTGAGTACTTGATGGTTGAGATGCACCAGGGGGCGGTCATCGAAGGGCGCTTGGTTCATCTTGCGGCGCAGATGGAGGAACTAAAGTCCGCGCCAGTCGCCTAA
- the erpA gene encoding iron-sulfur cluster insertion protein ErpA produces MSAVVESISPFVFTDSAANKVKELIEEEGNPSLKLRVFVTGGGCSGFQYGFTFDEEVNEDDTTMEKNGVTLLIDPMSYQYLVGAEIDYSEGLEGSQFVIRNPNASSTCGCGSSFSA; encoded by the coding sequence ATGAGCGCAGTTGTAGAGAGTATTTCCCCGTTTGTTTTTACGGACAGTGCTGCTAACAAGGTCAAGGAGTTGATTGAAGAAGAGGGTAATCCTAGTCTCAAGCTGCGTGTCTTTGTTACCGGCGGTGGTTGCTCCGGGTTTCAGTACGGCTTCACGTTCGATGAGGAAGTGAATGAAGACGATACGACCATGGAAAAGAATGGCGTGACCTTATTGATTGACCCGATGAGCTACCAATATCTTGTTGGTGCCGAAATTGATTACTCCGAAGGGCTTGAGGGGTCGCAGTTTGTAATCCGCAATCCGAATGCATCATCAACCTGCGGGTGTGGTTCTTCTTTTTCGGCCTAA
- a CDS encoding IS1182 family transposase, with protein sequence MLKPVYPAQTELEMVTLEQLVPKDHLLRLLDQHIRFDFIREATQHLYCENNGRPAIDPVVLFKMLFIGYLFGIRSERRLVKEIEVNVAYRWFLGFRLTDKVPDASTLSQNRRRRFVGTDIEQRIFDGIVEQAIEHKLIGGRVLYTDSTHLKANANKRHFEVHQVEQTPAAYLAELDAAIETDRAAAGKKSLKRDDDDSTPPMKEVKVSTVDPDAGFMARDNKPTGFFYLDHRTVDGVHALIVDTHVTPGNVHDSQPYLARLDRVMERFDLAVGAVGLDAGYFTPQVCKGILERALFGVMGYKRPTHRDGYFYKRDYLYDAVQDCYRCPAGEVLPYRTTNRLGYREYASNPARCADCGVRGQCTQSRNHQKLVTRHLWEGFKEAINANRLSDLGKRLYARRKETVERSFADAKELHGHRYARFRGLAKVQAQCLLSAACQNMKKMALLLARKAAALLAKILARTRFAAPFARHLWQIGVPNLNFRIRLASA encoded by the coding sequence ATGCTCAAGCCTGTCTACCCCGCCCAAACGGAACTGGAGATGGTGACGTTGGAGCAATTGGTCCCGAAAGACCACTTGCTCCGGCTGCTCGACCAGCACATCCGGTTTGATTTCATTCGTGAAGCGACCCAGCACCTGTATTGCGAGAACAATGGCCGACCAGCGATTGATCCGGTGGTGTTGTTCAAGATGTTGTTCATTGGCTACTTGTTCGGGATTCGCTCCGAGCGCCGGCTGGTGAAGGAAATCGAGGTCAATGTGGCTTACCGCTGGTTTCTCGGCTTTCGGCTGACGGACAAAGTGCCAGATGCCTCGACGCTGTCGCAGAATCGCCGTCGCCGCTTTGTCGGGACGGACATTGAGCAACGCATCTTTGACGGGATTGTCGAGCAAGCCATTGAGCATAAGCTGATTGGCGGGCGGGTGCTGTACACCGACAGTACCCACCTGAAGGCGAACGCGAACAAGCGGCACTTTGAAGTGCATCAGGTTGAGCAAACCCCTGCGGCCTACCTGGCCGAACTGGATGCAGCCATCGAAACGGACCGAGCCGCCGCGGGCAAGAAGTCGCTCAAGCGTGATGACGATGATTCGACACCGCCGATGAAGGAGGTCAAGGTCAGCACGGTCGATCCCGACGCAGGTTTCATGGCCCGCGACAACAAGCCGACCGGCTTCTTCTATCTGGATCACCGGACTGTCGATGGCGTGCATGCTTTGATCGTCGATACCCATGTCACGCCGGGCAATGTCCATGACAGCCAGCCCTACCTTGCCCGCCTGGATCGGGTCATGGAGCGCTTTGATCTGGCCGTGGGCGCCGTCGGGCTGGATGCCGGGTATTTCACCCCGCAAGTCTGCAAGGGCATTCTCGAGCGGGCACTGTTCGGGGTGATGGGCTACAAGCGACCCACACACCGCGATGGCTATTTCTACAAACGGGACTATCTCTACGATGCGGTCCAGGACTGCTACCGCTGCCCGGCCGGGGAGGTTCTACCGTACCGGACGACCAACCGGCTGGGTTATCGCGAATACGCCTCGAACCCGGCGCGGTGTGCCGATTGCGGCGTGCGCGGGCAATGCACGCAGAGCCGGAACCATCAGAAGCTCGTGACCCGGCATCTCTGGGAAGGTTTCAAGGAAGCGATCAACGCCAATCGCCTGAGCGACCTGGGCAAACGGCTGTACGCCCGGCGCAAGGAAACGGTGGAGCGCAGTTTTGCCGATGCCAAGGAGTTGCACGGCCACCGTTACGCCCGTTTCCGTGGCTTGGCCAAGGTGCAAGCGCAGTGCCTGCTCTCGGCGGCCTGTCAGAACATGAAGAAGATGGCCCTGTTGCTGGCCCGCAAGGCGGCAGCCTTATTGGCCAAAATCCTCGCACGAACCCGTTTTGCCGCCCCATTCGCCCGCCATCTTTGGCAGATCGGGGTTCCTAACCTGAATTTCAGAATCCGCCTCGCTTCGGCTTGA